In Papaver somniferum cultivar HN1 chromosome 1, ASM357369v1, whole genome shotgun sequence, a genomic segment contains:
- the LOC113299651 gene encoding interactor of constitutive active ROPs 4-like has translation MPRTRERVSEVPQRPSPRPPFHLRTSSSSESDPLHRSPKLSDRRSPRSAQSDPLNQKKLGTRVADLESQLGQAQHELKKLKDQLASAECAKKEAQEELEKKKKKPVNNPAPDIKGNPISALPPTDYQEAKEEIREIPDKPSEEISKETDVYEVPVNTELVEPKVELTKPVGESPDVVEFEEGEIKHAEKSCEPPENALALLEDEINLLKTKLQEKEEECEHLRVNNESQNTQIIEAAMAVVSAQAKEEETASKLKQTGIELEESKANAVRLKQQLEATEGQKAELESEMKKLRVQTEQWRKAADAAAAVLSSGIDMNGGIGERCGSMDKQLFSGGYTGFHGSPYNDELDDVFGGGKKKGSGIRMFGDLWKKKSQK, from the exons ATGCCTAGAACAAG GGAAAGAGTTTCTGAAGTGCCTCAAAGGCCATCTCCACGACCTCCTTTTCATCTGAGGACATCTTCGAGTTCAGAGTCTGATCCATTGCATCGTAGTCCCAAGCTAAGTGATCGTCGTTCTCCTCGTAGTGCTCAATCTGATCCCTTGAATCAGAAGAAGCTCGGAACTCGGGTTGCTGACTTGGAATCTCAACTAGGCCAAGCACAGCATGAACTCAAGAAACTGAAGGATCAGTTAGCTTCAGCTGAATGTGCAAAAAAGGAAGCTCAAGAGGAattagagaagaaaaagaaaaaaccagtTAACAATCCAGCCCCTGACATTAAAGGGAACCCAATTTCTGCACTGCCTCCTACAGATTATCAGGAGGCAAAGGAAGAGATTAGGGAAATTCCTGACAAACCTTCCGAGGAGATCTCAAAAGAAACTGATGTATATGAAGTTCCAGTAAACACAGAGCTGGTCGAACCCAAGGTGGAACTGACTAAGCCTGTTGGTGAATCGCCTGATGTGGTCGAATTCGAGGAGGGTGAAATCAAACATGCAGAGAAATCTTGTGAACCACCAGAGAATGCATTGGCTTTGTTGGAAGATGAGATTAATTTGCTGAAGACCAAATTACAAGAAAAAGAGGAAGAGTGTGAACATTTACGGGTAAATAATGAGAGCCAGAATACGCAAATAATTGAGGCCGCGATGGCTGTGGTGTCAGCTCAAGCGAAGGAAGAAGAAACAGCTTCTAAACTGAAACAAACTGGAATAGAATTAGAAGAGTCCAAGGCAAATGCTGTCAGACTAAAGCAGCAGTTAGAAGCTACTGAAGGACAAAAGGCAGAATTAGAATCGGAAATGAAAAAACTTAGAGTGCAGACGGAGCAATGGAGGAAAGCAGCCGATGCAGCTGCAGCTGTACTTTCTTCAGGAATTGATATGAATGGGGGAATTGGCGAGAGGTGTGGATCCATGGATAAGCAGCTTTTCAGTGGTGGGTATACTGGGTTTCATGGATCACCATACAACGATGAATTAGATGATGTGTTTGGAGGAGGAAAAAAGAAGGGTTCTGGCATTCGTATGTTTGGAGAtttgtggaagaagaagagtcaGAAATGA